In one Melopsittacus undulatus isolate bMelUnd1 chromosome 4, bMelUnd1.mat.Z, whole genome shotgun sequence genomic region, the following are encoded:
- the ZDHHC6 gene encoding palmitoyltransferase ZDHHC6 — MDGPGEVGRPPVVATNGLGGQGRAPVAAMDGPGGLGRVRRLCHWGPLVALAVVAVCSATAMADAALWYWPLDTAGGSVNFIMLLNWTVMILYNYFSAMFVGPGYVPLGWTPEKSQDCMYLQYCKVCQSYKAPRSHHCRKCNRCVMKMDHHCPWINNCCGYQNHASFTLFLLLAPLGCIHASFIFVMTMYTQLYNRISFGWSSVKIDMSAAKRDPRPIIPFGLSAFAASLFALGLALGTTIAVGMLFIIQMKVILTNKTSIESWIEEKAKDRIQYYQTGETFIFPYDMGSKWKNFKQVFTWSGIPEGDGLDWPVRDGCHQYSLTIEQLKQKADKRVRSVRYRAIEDYSGVCCPVTKGVKTLFTTPCSEEPRIALSKGDLILATRGLNHWMYGEKILDSAADGAIRERGWFPRKCVEKCQYDSETDQPVDGEKKNR, encoded by the exons ATGGACGGGCCGGGAGAGGTGGGCCGGCCACCGGTGGTGGCCACGAACGGGCTGGGAGGGCAGGGCCGGGCGCCGGTAGCGGCCATGGATGGGCCGGGAGGGCTGGGCCGCGTGCGGCGGCTGTGCCACTGGGGCCCGCTGGTGGCCCTGGCTGTGGTGGCCGTGTGCTCTGCCACCGCCATGGCGGACGCCGCGCTGTGGTACTGGCCCCTGGATACCGCCGGAGGAAGCGTCAACTTCATCATGCTCCTCAATTGGACCGTCATGATCCTTTACAACTACTTCAGCGCCATGTTTGTCGGCCCGGGGTACGTCCCGCTGGGGTGGACGCCG GAGAAATCTCAGGATTGCATGTATCTCCAATACTGTAAAGTGTGTCAGTCTTATAAGGCACCACGTTCACACCACTGTCGAAAGTGTAACAG ATGTGTCATGAAGATGGATCACCACTGTCCTTGGATCAACAACTGTTGTGGGTACCAGAATCACGCATCTTTCACTCTGTTTCTCCTCTTAGCTCCACTTGGATGCATTCACGCTTCTTTCATATTTGTTATGACTATGTACACTCAGCTTTACAACAGA ATATCTTTTGGGTGGAGTTCTGTAAAAATTGACATGAGTGCAGCCAAAAGAGACCCTCGACCCATTATTCCCTTTGGACTGTCTGCATTTGCTGCATCTTTATTTGCCTTAGGACTGGCATTAGGAACAACTATTGCTGTTGGTATGCTGTTTATTATCCAG ATGAAAGTCATTTTGACAAATAAAACTTCAATCGAGTCCTGGATTGAAGAAAAG GCCAAAGACAGAATCCAGTACTACCAAACGGGTGAgacctttatttttccctatgACATGGGAAGTAAATGGAAGAACTTCAAGCAAGTGTTTACATGGTCTGGGATTCCTGAGGGAGATGGCCTGGATTGGCCAGTAAGAGATGGCTGTCATCAATACAGTTTGACG ATAGagcagctgaaacagaaagcagacaAGAGAGTAAGAAGC GTGCGGTATCGAGCAATAGAAGATTACAGTGGTGTCTGCTGCCCTGTGACTAAAGGTGTTAAAACGTTATTCACAACACCGTGTTCTGAAGAACCTAGAATTGCACTGAGTAAAGGGGATCTGATTTTAGCCACAAGAGGCTTAAA CCACTGGATGTATGGTGAGAAGATTCTCGACTCAGCTGCTGATG GTGCAATAAGAGAACGAGGCTGGTTCCCTAGGAAATGTGTGGAAAAATGCCAATATGACTCAGAAACGGATCAACCAGTggatggagagaagaaaaacagatag